The following proteins are encoded in a genomic region of Fusarium oxysporum f. sp. lycopersici 4287 chromosome 1, whole genome shotgun sequence:
- a CDS encoding folylpolyglutamate synthase, with the protein MRHVFWRAFRQPFSFIAVQRVAVSTMASKGRSYNDAIDALNSLQTPFDVVEARRKAGIRPDAVSIKEMQTYLHRIGYTPSDLNRLNIVHVAGTKGKGSTCAFVDSILSQYQHTRGTPRKTGFFTSPHLIAVRERIRINSTPISEDLFAKYFFEVWDLLESAPKDDAKKLMAPRPIYARYLTLMSWHVFLQEGIDVAIYETGIGGEFDATNVVEKPIASGISTLGIDHVFALGDTVAKIAWHKAGIMKTGSAAFTIEQVPDAEEVLRKRASEKNVDLKVLPVDPRLSSVQIRPDATFQKRNATLAIALAETALEKVGISLPPRTDTLPQEFVDGLEKVVWRGRCEVKKEDKVTWHVDGAHTSDSLKMSSKWFKDETSGRNGPRVMIFNQQGRSEAVDFLESVFKATRREGQPAFDHVIFCTNVTYAASGYKRDFVNRQFDPAEIDKMTVQQRFADKWMSLDPTATVKVMPTIEQSINYARHLGEDLPEGETVQAFITGSLHLVGGALGILEKADAL; encoded by the exons ATGCGTCATGTCTTTTGGCGGGCTTTTAGGCAACCTTTCAGTTTCATAGCGGTACAACGAGTCGCGGTATCCACCATGGCCTCGAAAGGACGGTCCTATAAT GATGCCATTGATGCGCTCAACTCACTTCAGACACCTTTTGATGTCGTCGAGGCTCGTCGGAAGGCGGGGATAAGGCCTGATGCTGTGTCTATCAAGGAAATGCAGACATACCTTCATCGCATTGGATATACT CCGTCTGATCTCAATCGCCTAAATATTGTACATGTAGCCGGCACAAAAGGCAAAGGTAGTACCTGCGCCTTTGTCGACTCTATCCTCTCTCAGTATCAGCACACAAGGGGCACACCCCGCAAGACAGGCTTTTTCACATCGCCTCATCTCATCGCTGTTCGTGAGCGCATACGCATCAACTCAACGCCCATTTCAGAAGACCTATTCGCAAAGTATTTCTTCGAAGTGTGGGACCTTCTCGAATCGGCACCGAAAGATGATGCAAAGAAACTCATGGCTCCTCGACCTATTTATGCGCGATATCtgactttgatgagttggcaTGTCTTTCTTCAAGAGGGCATAGATGTTGCTATATATGAGACTGGTATCGGTGGTGAATTTGATGCTACAAACGTTGTAGAGAAGCCTATAGCATCTGGCATTAGTACACTGGGCATTGATCATGTCTTTGCTCTCGGTGATACGGTGGCTAAGATTGCATGGCATAAGGCGGGCATCATGAAGACTGGAAGCGCGGCTTTTACAATCGAACAGGTCCCAGACGCAGAAGAAGTTCTGAGGAAAAGAGCCTCGGAAAAGAACGTGGATCTGAAAGTCCTACCAGTCGACCCTCGGCTTAGCAGCGTTCAAATTCGACCAGATGCAACTTTTCAGAAGCGCAATGCTACACTGGCTATCGCACTCGCCGAAACAGCACTGGAGAAAGTTGGCATTTCTCTACCGCCTCGGACGGATACTTTACCCCAGGAGTTTGTAGACGGGCTTGAAAAGGTTGTGTGGAGAGGTCGGTgtgaggtcaagaaggaagacaagGTGACATGGCACGTCGATGGCGCCCATACTTCTGATAGTCTCAAGATGTCTTCTAAGTGGTTCAAGGACGAAACTTCTGGACG CAATGGACCGCGTGTCATGATCTTCAATCAACAAGGCCGTTCAGAAGCTGTCGACTTTCTCGAGTCCGTCTTTAAGGCGACCAGACGAGAAGGACAACCAGCATTTGACCATGTCATCTTCTGCACAAACGTCACCTATGCAGCATCTGGCTACAAGCGTGACTTTGTCAACCGTCAATTCGACCCTGCTgagattgataagatgaCTGTTCAGCAACGGTTTGCGGATAAGTGGATGTCCCTTGATCCCACGGCCACAGTAAAAGTCATGCCCACAATCGAACAATCCATTAACTACGCTCGGCATCTTGGAGAGGATCTCCCAGAGGGAGAGACGGTGCAGGCCTTTATCACGGGAAGCTTGCATCTTGTTGGTGGTGCCTTAGGAATACTGGAAAAGGCTGATGCTCTATGA